The Ipomoea triloba cultivar NCNSP0323 chromosome 4, ASM357664v1 DNA segment AGCGAGCAACGGAGCTCGCGGCACGGCGGCTCGTCGAGGAAATCGGCGGCGGCGGCCGGCGGCGATTCGGGGACAAAGCGATCGGAGTACTCCGGCGACAAGATCAAACAGCACGATCATCACGACGGATGCTCGGAGCGGCCTCCGCCGGCGGCGAAAAATCCCGGCGGCGCCCCGTCGCCTCGCCCCACCACTCGCCGCTACAAGCTCCTCAAAGACGTCATGTGCTGAAAATCTCAAGAATCATCAAAGCTAATTAAGcctttaatttcatcataaaAGTGTAAGTGTCGTATGTGATGATGATATGATGAGTGTTCTAAATTAGCCTTTAATTTTCTGCTTTAACAACTCCCTCtagttttctctctctctctatatatatccTGAATAAttactatgtatatatagatataagaAAAAACATGTATGTATCTATGTATGAtcgaatatatataataaagatgTTTTCTTGAACTCTTCTTCTTTGATCTTGCTCTATATTTACAGTGTTCTGCTGCTGATACATATATAGTTTATGTAACATCATCAAATCTTCTTCCTTATCTTAgtgtctttaatttgtttgtctCACAtcacttaattatattaattaaattaatcaacTTTGACATGCATGAAACATATCATTAAAACCCCACTATGATTATTTAAGGTTAGATTAGGACCACCCAGCAGGCATTTgtttattagattaaaaagaTCATATGATATATAAACTGAGTTAGTAGTTTGAGTGTCCTTATAGAGTAGGGCTCTTGTAGCTTGGAATTAGTGGATGAGATTGAAGGCATATGAAGTACAAATGCATGTACACTACACACTTATCATCTATCTCAAACTAGGTACAAGTCTCTGGGCGGGTATGGACCGAATAAATCTCACTCATGTGTAATATTTAGCAAATTATACAGGAAATTAAAGGTAGAATGCACAAGGAATTGAAGATTCGTGTGATTGGCTTAACCAGGAGGTGTAGTTGATGTCTTTTTGACTTTTTGATTTAGTAAGTTTGATGGTCGTGACACTTTAAACGAGATCTGTCTTGCTTTGAAGGCATGTGGGAGATTATCGGTTAGGGTATTCTCTCACATGATTTACTTTGTTGAGTTGAATTGAATGCAGTGTGGAGAGGCCAAGGGTTCATGGTACCTAATGCTACAACCATAACTATTTTCCAGATTCATTGAAGCTAAGGTATTAATGAGACCCCACCACCCTTCAATTATTGTTTTCTTAATGAGGGAATTTCTTCCATTCCTAAACATACTAATGTGTATATACAACTTGAAGTCATTACTAAGCATGCACTTGAAACATCACCAGATCGACTCTTATAACAATACAGTCGAAAGATCAACATATCGACTGTACTCTTTTAAGAATGATATAAACGTACCAAGCGCAACTCAGATAAAAAAACACACTATACTATATGTGTTGTGAGTTGTTTAGTTGTTAATGTTGTGAGTTGTTTGGTAGTTGTATAGTGTTATTTTGGGGGGATTAATGATAAAAATGGGGAAGTAAAGAGGTGGGAAAGAGAGTCAACTACTGGGAAACCTTTTATCATAAATTTAGGAAAGAAGGTTGCAAAAAGTTTTGGTGAGATGTGTTTCAAAAGTACAAAAGAAAGCTGGTCTGACAAAGTGTCTTCCACGTAGTGTGTCTTCTGGTGTCCATACATTGGTGCTTTCCAACAAAACCTCTCCTTGTTTCACATTTGACTGTCAAACCAAATATCCATCTCGTGCTCTTTGACTGCTAACAACCAAATTtcattctctctcttctctctaagAATAGTGTGTGTTTTCTCCAAAGAAGTGATATACAATTCACATACTTGAATGTTACGAGTTTAATTTTTACTAATCGATTTATAATACAGTTTACCTCTATTGTAGAGTGTGACAATTTCGTTAGTGTATACTCTCCGATAATGGTTACAAGGGTTTTCtcgtaaaaaatttatatttgtttgcttcagtatattaaaaataaattttatgacCATAATTTGCAGAATTAAATCTGTTCTctcttctaaaaaaaaaaaaaaaactttttttttttggatgcaTGGGAGCAAGCTGTATTGTAGCCGACCAGTAACGTTGAAGTTCTCCGTCCCCCAAAAATTTGGACCCCATCTACATGTGAAACTAATTTCACGACTAagcaatctctctctctctctatatatatatatagctgcaTGCATGTAAGAGTTAATTAGTATGTATGATGCAAGGTAAGATTGCCACATGGTGGGCGGATTGCTTGGCTTTGCATTTCAGAACTCTGATCTGTTTGCTTTCCCACTTCTAAGCAACAGGTGTACTCGCAATACCATGGGTCGAACACAGACTACACTGCATGCAACACaactactttatatatatatatatatatatatatatatatatgagcacACACGATTTACTACCAGAATGCACACATAATTACTCCAGGGTCTTCACCAACATCCAAAACATTTGATAATAGATTGCGTGCACTCATACAGTAGTTTGCAGATTCTTAGAAGCCCTAGTTCTTATGtgaatggaatatatatatatatatatatatatatatatatatagttaagcataaatataatataaacataaatgtaataAAGGATTCATACAAGTGAATTTTGCATCTAGCATAATCAAGAAGTGATTTGTAAAAactagtgtgtatatatatataattccagAGTTCCAATATTCTGATAATTGAACTTAGTGCTTATATTTTGTCTTATCTGGAGAATTGTAAGCGTATGTACAAATGATGATTATTTTCTTCATTGGATTCTTGTGTTTTGCATTGAAGTCTTTATCCttgtatgcatgcatgttgaTTATATTGGAGCTATATATGGTAGAATGGTAGGTAGGTGCCATTGATTTCTTCcattagacttttaaaaaagtACAAATTTGGGCCCGGGAAATGATGATTAGGTAGGTGGAGCACAATTATCTTATCAGAAAGTATAAGTTCGACACCCTTTCAGTCGAACTAGTCACATTAGATCCTCTCCTATCTAGTTTGCAGATTATTACACAAGAACATATCAGAGTATATTTAATACATGTTCTCCGATAGTGTCTGCATGTTGTTCtgttatcccaaaaaaaaaaaaagaaaaaaaaaagacacaaatTTGGAATGGATTAAAGAGAGTGGTCAACTAAGACATTTTGCAGGATGGGATTAAAGGTCATTAATTGGGAAGTACCTGCATCCGTTAATATAGGGAAATCATGCTGGCTGTCTGACCGTAGATCCCATACATGATCTAGCTAGGTACaaccctttttaattttttttctttttaaaagaaaacaaggaaatatCATTAACCAATAGACTATAGACCCATTAACCAAAACTGTCTCACGAATTGAGACTTGTGAGATcgtcttacacaagtgttaccccATTAACAAAAGTTATAAGTGTAAGACATTACAAATAAAAGAAGGCGAGTGATCAATTCACTCCctacaaataaacaaattaaatcagtcaaaatctatatatatataaacaatatgtCAAGAACATATACTTCCACATCTCCCAGCACAGATTCTAAGGTTACTCCTCAATTGTTCTTGACTTCGTAAAAACGAATCAATCGTACTTTTATTGCCCACGCTAGACGTTTATCTtatttagtaaaacaaaaataggtGTCATTAATGTACATTAGCATGCAATTTTCCTTTACGTTAGCATGcaatttgtcttattttgtATGTAGTTTACCTTTTGTAATTACATCAATAGTTTTATTTGCCTTTTTTATTTGCCTAGTATGCATGCATCCACCGTTTTCACTTCGGTcactattttaattaaattatattaattatattattaacaaaataataattattttaatttaattatattattagtaaaaCGCCCTTCAGTTTGGGCGGAAACTCTATCAGAcacttttattatatatatatatagagagagatatatatagatatagatataaatatagaaattaaagcatgggctccatctcaactaaaagcctaagttgatagttggactgcacgtattatatttatgctcacaataGATAGTGTGATAGAGAGACAAAATAGCAATAAATTATCtcccaaattaaaaatacttgaCATCCCAATAAGCTAAGAACATATTAGATGAGATGAgaagaagaaatttaaaaaatggcaTCTACTTTATTACTACTTTCCATCTCCCTTTTCCCATTCATAATCCATGGCGCCAAGGAGAATCACAATCACAAGCACTACACCCGGCCCATCCTGATCCAAAATTATCAACACCAAAAATAACTTCATCGACTACGACTTCTGCATCTCCGCCCTGCAGGCTCGGCCGGCGAGGGAATGCGCGATGCTGCTGCGCGTAGGGTGGACGTGCATCGACCTGGTGATAATGAGCAACGTGACGGACACGAGGCGCCACATCGGGGGCGTGTTGAATAGCGGGAAGGTGCAGCGCTGGGTGAGGCGGTGCGTGAGCGAGTGCTACAGCCTCTACGACAGGGCCCTCCTCCAAGCGGAAAGATTGTTGTGGGAGTACAATTCCATTGAATATGCAGCCATCCGCATCATGAATCATGCGGCGTTATGCGATGAATTGTTCGTGGAGGGCAGTCAAAGCATGCCGGTCCCCGGCTGCGGCGGCGGGGTGTCGCCGTTCTCGGCGAGAAATAACCACACTGTCCAGTTGTCTGGGATGGCGCTGGCCGTCATTCGTCTCGTGAAAAGCTAATTGCATGCCGTGATAGATAGAGTTGTCCAAACGGGCCCGTTAAAAAGCTCACCATCTGGCCGGGCCCAAAATATCAAAGCTTGCCCCACCAGGGTCCCGGTAGGCTAAGCTAGTTTTAATGGCTCTAGTATtgtagctactttctcaatcttctgaaacacaaagagccaacagttgcctccacagaagctcgaacccactcctatcATTTATGTGAGAGTAtaaactgggacaccgggtgtcactagaccacaaggtctttggcaattgtCCCTCTAATATtcctataatttttttgttgaatttttcgGCCATCTATCCTCCCAAGTCTCAACAAACTCTCGATTGTAATGGAcagttatatccttttttttttttttaaatcatatttcaaagtaattttttttgaattattgaccctgttacatgtagtatctgtccatatacttaaatcatatttcaaagtaattttttttaaactctcGATTGTAATGGAcagttatatccttttttttttaaaaaaaaaatcatatttcaaagtaattttttttgaatactattgacccagTATCTGcccactttctcaacctactaaaacccaacaaagtcaacattgcccacactgaggctcgaacctatgacctcccacttgggagaatcacttcatgccgcttgaccacaaggtctttggcatatttCAAAGTAATTTAACTTGGAAGAAATTCAACAAATActgctccaaaaaaaaaatgaataaaaaataaatacccTTCAcaacaataattaatataatcgaGTTTCAGTCAAATATAATTCTATTCACAAGAAGTTCTTTTAAGTGCGTTAGcatatatacatgaaaataGTAGTAGCTATAGACCGTTCAGTTCAGCATCATTGGATTGTGATTTTAAACAAGACATACAAGAGGTTACATGTAACATGTTGGGTTTGCACTCTCTTTCAATGTATCAAAAAGTATAATAGTCATAAGTGTATAAATTTGTAGTTGCCAATATTGAATATCTTTTCTAATATAGGCATCAAGATTATATGGGGTCCGATTTTAATTTGACATATGTCACACTTCTTTCTAGTTGCATAATTCTTGTACCAGAAAATCTcaagttcaattcttgtcaataaCATCTTTGTCGAGCTTGTCGCACAAggtattttgataaattatgcCTGTCCCACAAAGTTTTCATACTATGATTTACTGCTCTTGTGTAATTTATAAGCTATTATATAAGAACATGCTCAGATGATGGTTGCAGATTTTACACATTCAGTATATTTTAGCCCAAAAGCTGGTCAGTAGACTGTAAGAATTATAGTATTGCTTAAACCTTGACTCAAGGTCCAAAAAAAGTGCAAAATTGAGcccaaaagtattacacttgtAAATGTTATTTCTAGAAAGGTAAATAAAACAAAGTATAATGTGGGCTTCAACAGAAACTGGAGGACCCAAAAGTAACTTTTTATTGTAACTTGGATTTCTTTTATTGTAAGtttaaaaacttcaattcaTGACCCAAATTAAGCCCTAAATAGTGTCAATATTAATCATGTTATAATATGTTAGGCAAAGATTTAGAGGGCGAGTTGTCATTGAAATACGACGCTAACTGCTaagcaaatataaataaataaattaattaattaattaattaaaaaaattaataagtttaATATAACTAAGTTGTTAATAGATAGTAGATTCTTTTTCCCTTAATATGGACTTGTTTggaatttaatttgattttaggAAATAAACTCATCGCGTTTTGATTTATAgactattatattaataattgcGTTCAAAATCAACTAGATTTAGTTTTCCACTATAGAAGATGTGCAATATAGGGCGGCTCAACCATGTACGcgttgacaagaatcaaacatATAACCTTCTGATACAAGAATCAAGCCACGCCCCTTTAAACGCAAAAATGTAGTAACTTTTGTTGTAAAATGTGTCGCTTTAAATCGCCCAAATATCTAAAAGTCTTACATACATCTTTAATAAATTTGGAACATATCTAATCAAGTTTGAATTTAACcctaaattaaaagaatataaattctttaatttgatgcCCAAAAACACCTATTGACTTTGTTCCACTTTAATTTTATGCAAGGACAATGAAGATTCATATCTTAAGAATAAATACAGTTTTAACACATTAATAAACACTACATAAGTGGTCCCTCAATCCCTGCTATGAAGCTTCATTTTTGTGGTTTTCTTCTTGTCACAGTACTTGTACTTATTTTATTACggaatattattataattataataattatatatttttattgctaTATGTTTCATTAAAAGAAGCAACATGTCATTAGGCTAGTAGCTTTGTTGAACATTAGATGCACATACGGTTATTGGGGAAGCaattaatatatactccgtacttAAATTGGTGTAGTGTATGTATATTtgtaaaaaaccaaaaaaaaaaaatcaaaatattaaattaaaacaatatgtaAACAACCCATTTTATGGTTAAAAATTGTGTTGATGGTTAAATTAGTGGGTTAGTACAAGTGTCCGGTTCTTTTAATTCAATCAAGTCTTGATCGGATCTCATTTGAAGACAATTCTTTTAAGAATGATATTTCATATAAATTggtttaaattatgtatttgaattggtgtatatgtatatttgcCAAATAGGTTGTATACACATGAATTTCAACTCTTTGCCctataatcaaataatatgatttttttgcattatttacacaagaaaaaaaaaattattgacgGATATAACTcaatccattatatatatatatatacacacattttaGGTctccatatatttattttcttttatttttaaccaacttggttggcgtgagtaaTCGGACACTCTTATCCTTTAAGAGAAGTCGGGAGTGCACTTCTGAGTATGGTAatctaacaaaatttttattttctcctcttaaatttatatagtttgccgtatataaaaattaataaaatcataattccATCACATCCCCAGGGGAATACAAACACTACTTTGTCCTAATTTTGAGTACTTTCCTCATCCTGGGATCTGTTATTCTTGTTTAGGAATCAGTTCTGTCTCTTTAAGGAATCCAAACTATCACCTCCCCCTGAAAACGGAATTTGTGTTCTATAGAGAATCCAAACTATTTATAAATCCCTTTGATTTATATCCTATACTTgttaaaatatatacacataaaaatGGATGTTAAAATCTCAATTATTGATATTAGAAATTTCTTCATTATATTTAAAGGTATTTATAAAAGGGTTGACCTGCCTCTTATTAAGTGCAAATCGTACTTTTATATTAATTGCcttcatcaaaatcaaaatatccgttaataaataaactattaaactttaaatttttaaaaaagtactCCGTACATAGTACCACAGATGTACAATTAGAATTCGAGGTGCAACTTAGTAATAAATTGTATTCATTTTAAACTGATAGACTTGGCACTAAATAAAGTACGAGATAGTAAGAGATTGGGGTAGGTGTTTTTTGAAAGCGATTATATAATATGGTAAAGCTTTGTATTACTTATTAATCATAAAAGTGATTTGAGATAAGCTAGAAGGATATccattattatatattcatcTTCTCgattttaatatcaattttagtATTCTTTCACGTTCCTTGCAATTTAATTATCTAATTTTACCATGGGGGTGAgatagaaaatttatttttaaaaaatagaagaaggaaggaaaaggaaaaatgaaaaccCCATTTTCACTACTGGCCAATAGACATTGCTAGCTGCCTATGTGCCTAACACAGCTGAGTACAACAACACCAATATCTATGGCCCTAAAACAAACCAATTTACTGCCGTTGATTATTTTAAGCTACACATATAGCTATAgctatatgttatatatatgtatatgtatgtatataatttttttaaatccaaTACATGTTAGCATATTGTACAAATGATGTGATTTATTCCGACCATAAACGAGTGGCTCATTGTTCATTTATATTGAGTTAATGTCATTTAATTTTGACCCACAAACATTTGAATAATCTCAAGATCGAGCAGTGGGGCTCATCCAGGAAAATGTGCCCTacttgacttggttaaacacgACCATCTTGAAAACATGAATGTCCATCATCAACATAAATGTGTCGGTATGGTATGAAATAGAGATTACCATCATCATATTCCCACCAAGACGATCTAGGATTGGAGTCCTTCTCTTCATTCttaactctttctttttctctcatATCAACACTTACAGATAAACTTAACCTTCTTCCAGACGAAACACTCACCACATACCTTATTTCATTATTTACCCCAACTAAAACCAACAGTTACATGCATCAGATCAGAAATCGTATAAGTAAATGCATATGGAATAAATTTAGAGTCTGGCCCGACACAAAATTCGAAAATTGAGAGTGAGTAACTAAGCAAGTGGCTAGATAGTTTGAGTCGGTGACCAGACACCAAACTAGCTAGTGTATGTGAGGCCTAGCATTAGCGTAGTTTCACAGTTAAGAATTGAAAGcaatacatacatgcatacatgcaGAGTTCCTCTCAGAAAATCCCATCCCAAATCTTTCATATTCATGTCGTCCCCACCCCCCAACGCAAGGACACCCTACCCCTCCTCCAATCACGTGCCCCGCACGTGCCCCTGCAATCACTTTGTCAACACCATGCATGCAGGTGCAGCCCCACTTTGGCACCAATAACACCTCACAAATATCACCACGTGCCAAACCAGTTTAGTTGGTCTGAGGCACTGTGCACTCTTATTCTTAAAAGAAGTTGGAAGTTTTACGCCCCATCTCATATAAAAAATCAGTATGGTCAGCACTTTGCCTCTTAATTGAGCTACCCAGTATGAAAGATGATTAGTCTAAGTATAGTTATATACAGTGAAAATATTTTACCACGTACAAAATGAGCAAGATTTAAGGTTAAAAATAAGGTAAAAGAGAAACAAGGTCAAGCAGAAGTTCttcaaaataaatgaaaattgagCCGTGTCAgctttataaatattacaaatttaaatatttttaataattataaaattgacccatatatatttttttactaaaactttcAACCATTGATCAATTTTATAGACAACTGTAATCAGTTCTTACTTTTTACAAGAGAGTTGTTCTCATTTAAACTCACCCCTATACATTGTACCGTTACATACACCCCTCTCTCTATTGTCTCAgtcaacattaattaattagttgcaTTTATGGATAAAGAAATAGGGACCCCTCCCTCTCTTCTCCTTCATAGTTACTACAATAATAATTGCTAGCAGGTCTGGAAATCCAAACATAAACCATCAGACAATTTCGGACTTTGTAGACAAGTTTTAGTACGTATTGAAGTGAAAATCAAATCTATTAATGAATTCCAAACTCTTATATATGGTACAAAAAAACAGTATACAAGGAGAAAGAATGTAGTAGTTAAGTGATCCAATATCGTTTAGACGCGTGGAACTGCCTTGAAAGTGTTGATAATAACTGTCTAGTTTGGGTATATGACTtttgataccaactgtaacatCCCATCCAAACTCACAGGAGGTTGTATAAACTGCCTCGAAAGTGCTGATAATAACTGTCTAGTGCACAGGAGGTTCTCGGAGTTTGTAATAAACTGCCTCGAAAGTGCTGATAATAACTGTCTAGTTTGGGTATATGACTTTTGATACCAACTGTTGTAACACCCcacccaaacgcacaggctaaaaaaaGGTTTTAACCTACCATCCAAATCATTTATTCGTAGTCAATACTGTCCCCACTAAAACTCGAcacatgacctcccatatgagtGAGTCACTTTATTTGCACCACTAGATCACAGGGTCATTGGTAGATGGAACTGtagaattatacattttaatatatatatttaaaagactaTATATTGGCAGGAATGGACAAGAGAGTTATGGTGCTAATTACAGGAGGGGAGTGTGTAAACTAACCGACAAGAAGATAGAATGTGTGTTGTTAGTTATTTGCACGCaataagaaagaaagaaagataaggaagcatatatatatatatatgtttgcatGTTTCATTATATCAATCGGAACTTGCCTTCCTTTGTCACATCCTTCGTCGTTACAAATTAACAGCATGGCCGGCGGGAAGTTGATTTCTTGATGGATTTTAGCGGGACGAATTATCGATCGAGTTGGCTGATTGAGAAATTTCAATTATCAAGATTTGATTCGCAAAACCTTGTCTTTGTCACATCCTTCATTGTTACGACGcaaataaattacatatatgACAACGTGGTTTTGGACATTAGTTTCCTTAGTTATTACTGTGAGGAATCGTCAATTGAGCTAGCTATTTGAGAAGGAGTCTCAATTGATCAAGATTCGATTCTCACCTCACGTACACCTACCTTTGTCACAtcattaattattacaaattaatgAAATAAGATACGACAATATAACTTCAAGACGTGCTTTccttatatatacatgttgttAGTGTGCAAGTTCTTGGTCGAGTTGTGTGAATGGGAAGGAGTCTCCATGATCAAGATTCGATTCTCGCACTTGCTTTATCACATCCTTcattattacaaataaattaaataagatatgACAACGTAACTTTGTAACTTGCTTTCCTTATTTGTACTTGTTATTAGTGTGGCCAAATTCTCAATCGATCTAACTATTTGAGAAGGTTCTTTAACCATTACATTTACATTATTcgatttttttgtttcttttaaaaaacatattaaaaaaattaaaaataataataaacatgtaTAACGATTCAATAAATTCGTCGTATTTCGCAAATATGATTCAAAGAAATTGGTTTTCCGTCGTGGTTGTCGGGCCGGTGAGAGGGATGGGACTGGCCAAAAAGTGAAGGAGAAAGAGGAAAAGGCAAAGAGTCGGTCCAATTGATTAAATTTCGAGGAAGGAGGATTAACAAAATCATGTCACTATCCTTCTTCTGAAATTTCCCCTTATCCCCACTCCAACATAACAGACAATCATcactaattttatatttgagaTGCTCTTAAATTTGACTTCTTGTAAACATTATTTATTGGTCTTTTTTATGTGAACTGATCAATTATAGACAATTTATATCAATTTacatttgattgatttttttttattaaaattaaaagacgGGTTTCAATTCACCTAAAACGTACATTCGAGTAAAATGATTAATGACAGACTTTCTCGTAATataagtaattatatatacttatatttgaGGCCacatataataaaatgtttagTATTATAGAATACACTGAaataaattgagcacaaaaaggtGTAGCATCACTTTAAGAAAATCATTAACTAATATATTGCCAAATTAAAAACCAATAATTGTGGTTGCTTCTGCAaaagaaatttgtttttattttatgcatacTGCATTAGTATTTGCAATCTATAGGGTAAGATTGATCAAGTTGAGTCATGATCGAAAGACATTTGAGAGATAACTCTctacaaaaatattaatgttctataaatatatgagtttaacatatttaattttaaagaatatttctaattaacttaaatatatagattttatttttcttgtttaagagaaaataaatttatttaatttacgaAAAATTTTCAACCACCATTATTTAAATGTCTATTATGAATAAAGTCTGTCTTGTGACgttaattgataaaaattattaaaaataacttaataTAAACTATTGTAAGGGATTAATTCAAGgtcaacaagaaaaataaatttcttattcCTAAGGACTAAGGAGGGCCTAAAAATCGGAATAGGGATGCCACGAAATCGTTGATATGAAAGGTGGGTATTGATGTGGGCGGCAgaatatatagatacatatatataaaatggagTGTGTATATTGTATGTAATTAAGTGGTGGGCCCTCACTGCATAAAAACTTGATCAAAAATAGCCTCCAGGCAGGAGACAGCTTGACTCATCATGGACCTTCTTTCCACCATCACATTCACAAAACTTACTCTATTTACCACCGCtacattttatcatttttaacaTTTCTATTAcatctttaaatattat contains these protein-coding regions:
- the LOC116017293 gene encoding uncharacterized protein LOC116017293 translates to MVDLQTVCSMCGDVGFPDKLFRCSKCHHRFQHSYCSSNYSEFSEPIQVCDWCQSEQRSSRHGGSSRKSAAAAGGDSGTKRSEYSGDKIKQHDHHDGCSERPPPAAKNPGGAPSPRPTTRRYKLLKDVMC
- the LOC116017754 gene encoding uncharacterized protein LOC116017754, producing the protein MLLRVGWTCIDLVIMSNVTDTRRHIGGVLNSGKVQRWVRRCVSECYSLYDRALLQAERLLWEYNSIEYAAIRIMNHAALCDELFVEGSQSMPVPGCGGGVSPFSARNNHTVQLSGMALAVIRLVKS